The following nucleotide sequence is from Synchiropus splendidus isolate RoL2022-P1 chromosome 1, RoL_Sspl_1.0, whole genome shotgun sequence.
TGTGGCCACAGAAGTGTTGGACTGCTACTGTAATGTGACAGATCTGCCACCGGAGGGAGTCTTCAGGTTCCGTGTCTGCTGCGTCAACAAGGCAGGACAAGGCCCGTACAGTCGTCCCTCTGCTCCAGTGGACCTGGACTCTTCAGGTATTGGATGAATGCCAGCATTTGACGCTCTGTCTGTGGTATTTGTAGCACAGTCAAATAAATAGGTTTCATGTAGTCAGCTGTCCTGATAATGTCCGGCAGCTCATCCAAACCATAGTGAAGAATCTTCTCTGATTCACAAAACTGCAGCTCTatgaggaccagtttgagaaCCCTGAGCTAAAGGCTGACTCGTAATGTGGAGGCTGGTGACCTGGGGAGCTGGTATTCATGAGGAAAAAACTTCAGGAAGCAAGTTTACAATCACCGttacaactagtgatgggctgatgaggcttcatgaaacagtgtcctaattttcagaggccaccagatggcgctctctgctctaagaTCTTCATTCAAACAAccattccaatgaaacctcacatcatttttttaaggacactgtttcatgaagcctcaccagttaCACCTGTCTACACCTGAAACACACGATTAATACAGAAATGTCACCTTTTGGCATGACTGTGTCATGTGGGATGCTGGCTGAACAATGGTTTCTTTCACAGTGAGAGGTGCTTCATCTGGTGTGGCTTTGGTGAGCACCACGCCGAGCCCCCCTGCTGTCACCTCTTCTGTGAGCATCAGGCCCAGCGTGAGCCCTTCCaccacagctgctgcttcacatcaTGAGCCCACAGCTGCAGTCTCAGAACCTTTGTCAGCTGCGCTGGAGGAGTCTTCTAAAACAGCGCCCAGGTTCTCCTCAACATCCAAAGGAGCGCCATCCTTCGTTTCTCCAAAGGCCCAGAGTCCTGTGAACGTGGTCAACCCTATGACACAGACCCCGACAGTTTTGACTCCACCCACCACACCGACCAAACCTGCAGTCTCCTCCGTTCCCAGCTATGCCCCACTCACCACCATCGCTACCCACACACCCCTGAGTCCCATCTCCTTCTCGCCTCAAGTCCTCCAGACATCCAGCCTGAGTCCCATTGGTGACGGGGCAATGTCGCCCACCACAGGAACCACCCTATCTGCACCCACCACTAGTTTACGGCAAGGAGTACCACAGAAGCCATACACTTTCTTAGATGAAAAGTCCAGGTGAGAACATGGCCACAGTTGGATGGTAGTGAGAAATTCCCCCCTtgtgttgtgattttgtttcagtgtgtcAGTCACTTCCAGATATTCTGGTTCAGTGATgaactggtgaggcttcatgaaacagtgtccttattttcagaggccaccagatggcgtgCTCGGCTCTTaagtctttggatttaaacaaccatttaaatggttcctcacatcatttttgaaccaagagcgccatctggtggcctctgaaaattaggacactgtttcatgaagcctgcaatactgtttcatggtacctcatctacccatcagtacaAGCCAACACCTAGTCTCATACTGGTTTCAAGATACATAAATTGTGCTCCTTAGCAACAAATACCACCCCGTAACACAACACTTCCCTCGAGGCtctgcagagagcgccatctggtggcttctgaaaataaggacattgtttcatgaagcctacTTTGAAGACTTGCTGAGGTTGTGATCTGAGTATGCTTGAATTTGACCCCGGATTTCTTGACTCAATTTTCTTCTTTAGTCTGAGAACAAACCGGAGCGACTTCTCTGTGTTTGAGGTCAAGTTTGGGTGTGTCGGCTTATACCCACATGCATGTTTCCACAGCGCATGTATTCCTTCGTGCTTGGGTTGACGTGACATTTGAAGGTCTCTTCACAGGGGTCGGTTCGGGGTCGTGCGTGAGTGCCGTGAGAACGCAACAGGCAAAATCTACATGGCAAAGATCATTCCATACAGCAAGGACAACAAAGCCAAGATCCTGAGGGAGTATGAGATCCTGAAACTGCTGCGCAACGAGAAGATACTGGCACTTCACGAAGCGTACGTGACACCACGCTACCTGGTGCTGGTGGAGGAGTACTGCACCGGCAAGGAGCTGCTCTACAGCCTTGTCGACAGGTAAAGTGGCCGGGTGAGGGGGCAACAtcacgtcggccattttgacTGTTGGACTGAGAGCAGGGCGTGTGCATCTCTCGACATTTCCCTTCTTGTCTGCCAAGGTTCCGATACTCTGAAGATGACGTGGTGGGTTACTTGGTCCAGATAATCCAGGGAGTTGAATATCTCCACAACCGGCGTGTTCTCCACTTGGACCTGAAAGCAGACAACATCCTTGTGACCAACCTCAACAGCGTTAAGATTGTGGACTTTGGAAGTGCTCAGACGTTCAACCCACTCAGCCTGAAGCAGCAGGAGTCCGGCACCGGAACGCTGGAGTACATGGGTGAGCGCCTGCAGGGGAGGTTCACACTTGTAAGGGAACTTGTTTGACCCGACAAATGTGTTTCAAGCTCCTGAGCTGCTGAAAGGTGAAGTGGTGGGACCCCCCGCTGACCTCTGGACTGTCGGAGTGGTAACCCACATCATGTATGTTCATACAATAACTTGGAGCGTGGGACATTATGGATGATGCCGACAATAAAATCATatcatttttcttcactgtttGGTTTGGGAAAGGCTGAGTGGCCGCCTGCCTTTTGAAGACAAAGACCCCACACGCGTCGAGTCCAAGATCCTGATGGCAAAGTTTGACCCAACAAAACTGTACTCAAATGTATCCCAGAGCGCCTCCGCCTTGGTGAAGAAGATGCTGAGCAGCTACCCGTGGTGAGAACACGCCCCTGACTGATCACACTAGCCTCAATAAAACCTCCAGCCGAGGTTAAGCTTCCCACCAGAGGACAGAGCACCTCACCAGGTCATTGTAGAGGGAGTGTGTGTTCAGAGTCAGAGTCCGGATCAGCTTCAAGGTCCATGAGAATcccaccaactcggaaagtACTTTGGTACATTGTGTACTAATGAttaaactaaacaaaaatattattattaataatagctacaacaataataatactaataattaattaatgctaataataaataaatatattactattataatggtaataataacaataataataataatatacataaataaataataatattagaagtaacaaaaatataaatataatatataccataaataacccacaaacaacaagggctgttcacaaattcatcagtctgacggccgaggggaagaagctgttcctgtgacgggaggttctggtctggatggaccgtagcctcctgccagagggaagagggacaaacagtccacgtccagggtgagaagggtcgaaggctctgatcccacctgcacatCTTTGGGTCTtggagacatgcaggtcatGAAGTGAAATACATAGAAACCGTATAATCAGAAGTTTTCTAAAGATCAGAGAACTAACTGTCCTCCAACAGACTCAGCACTTGCCACATTTGACCTCATGGTTTCTTTCAGGGCCCGTCCGACCACTCGGGACTGCTTCTCCCACGCTTGGCTGCAGGACTCGTACCTCATGAAACTGAAGAGACAGACTCTCACCTTCACCACCGGTCGGCTAAAAGAGTTCCTGGTAGAGCAACAGCACCATCGAACAGAAAGCGCCACCAAGCACAAGGTGCTGCTGCGCACCTACCAGAGCTCAGACCCCACCAGGGCTGGGACCACAGGCCAAGTGTCCAGTGCTTGAGGACGCTGCCGCTGATATGGGAGGCAAATGGAATGGCAGTGTTTTTACATGCAGGTTTTACTGTACTGCAGACCCTAGAACCATCGTCTGTTTCTGGTTGATGCTGTTTTCAGATTTGTGTTGAAGCCAcgtcttatttattttgtttgaagTCAGTTTGAATGGGTATGAAGCCCCTGAGGGAACACTGAGATGAAGTTTGTTCTTCTACTTCCTGATCCGCAGATCATCCTACCGGGAAACTTCTGCTAGTTGATGTGGAATAAGTGTTCGGTGAAGTTATTTTAGCTGTTGTGATGTAAAGAAATCTGATACACGCACATGTATTGTGAGTGAATGATACACTGAGAGCATGTATATAATAaatgaggcttcgtgacacagtactgaagggttaaTGTggctccatgaaacagtgtcctcatttccagatgtCCAgtctcattgaaatggttgtttaaatccaaagattttagagcagagagcgccatctggtggctcctggaaataaggacactgtttcatgaagcctcatcagcccatcactaatgcTAAACAAGGTAATTTGTTGACTTCCTCCTTGTTGTTGAAATCTTTTCCTTCATCTCTGTGAAATCCTTCTTGCTTTTTTTCAATCCTTCATTGAAAAAGAAGTTGAACCCAGGTGTTGCGTGTCGGCCATCTTCGTCGTCTGTTGACCAGGAAGTGAAACTGTCAGACGGATCAGTCAAAAACACATGTACCTCAGGGGTTCTGTAAATGGGAAACTAAAACCCCCAAAATCCGATTGATTTTGAAATATATCCTTTTCTATGTTAATTTATTTACAGGTGAGTGTGGGCGGAGTCAGTACTGAGAGGAGACAGTGAGACGCGTTTTCCTGTTCCGCTGGATGTGGAGCTGTGCTGGTGGGCAGAAactactctcacacacacaccaccttaTGGAGCTTCAGCCGTGGCCTGATCCATGTCTCGATGCTAGTCTTGCCTTGCCACCGCGTGACCATAGTTGTGTGGTCTACTTTCATCCACTGCTCCATTTTTCTATCAGCTCTGATGGTTGGAGGTTTGTAAATGTACCAATTTGCTGTGTTTCTATGTGGAGATCTTTTTAATGGGGTGGTCTgtaataaacatgttcatatgaGCCTGACTTGTGTCTTTGTCTCCGCCCACTTCCAGCGCAACACTGTCCCACTCTGCAGTTGAGGTGACGTGAGAACCGAACCATAACCTTATGGACTGGTGCCAGCAGAATAGGTGAAAAGAGGCAGGAACTGGGATGGTTCCAACAGTCCTCTTCACTGACATAGATTTGGCAACAATGTTTGGCCTTTCGTCAGCCTTCATGAGCATCGTCCTGTGGGAGTAGCATCAGGAGATGGTACTCAGTAGTCATGAAGGGAAGGACATGGTCATGAGGAAAATGAGTTGAGTTCAGTCCATCCACTAGTGTTGGGCTGATGAgtcttcgtgaaacagtgtccttttcagaggccactagatggtgctgtctccAAAATCATTGGATTTAAAtgaccatttcagtgaaacctcaaatcatttttaaaccaagagcaccacctggTGGGCCccgaaaataaggacactgtttcatgaagcctcgtcagcccatcactacctttcTGAGTCGTTCCCTGTGAGCTGATAGCAGCCTGGAGCGCACTTGACTTCCATATCCAGCATCACATTTGAAACATGCTCAAAGATGAAGCAGGTCAAGCATTTTCACTTCAACATGGCACAACACCCAAACCTCATTTATAATGAAAACTGCTTTTATTGTAGCGTTATAAAAACCAGACCAAGTAGAAAAAAATGGTGTGACATCTAAAGCACATATAAAGACAGTCATGTAACATTTGCCTTGTTGCCAGCAGACAAAGTAGAAATCTTATATCACATTAGTAACAACAACGCAAGATCAACTACAGAGAATGGTCACAATCATTTGTTCAGATGATCCAGATTTTTTCCGTCAGATCTTTCATGAAAACTGCACTGGACTGTTGACATTCAAAAACACACGCATGTTTCTTAAACAGGacacagaaaaaagaaatgttgacaTTATAGGTCACGCTCATTTTGCTCACACATCAAATATAGATATGAAGAAGAGACACCAACAGCGTCATATTGACATTCTTCGACAGTTGAAATGATTCACACAGTAACACTGAGACAAAactgaaaattaaaaacaaaacacttcagcagaGAATCTGCTTTCAGGTGATAAAAAATGAGTCCAGTCGTCCGAATAAATGACACTTATGGATCCTGTGGTCCATTGCGAGTGTTCTGGCTTGAGAGGGGACTGAAGACGGTTCAGTCAGATTAGGAAATGATGTCGTGAGAATCACCGTTAGGTCGTGGCTTGTTTGCCACTGGGGGGAGGGGCTTCTTGACAAACTCTGTGCGGAggatgaggagagggaggggctaAGTTAGCAACGATATCCTTCCAATATGGAAAATAACGCAGAGACAGGATAGAGATGACAATGAGGTGACGGATGAAAAAAGGCAGGAAAGATCCCAGAACATTTACACAGACGCCACTAATGTCGAAACCGGCACCATTCAGAACTCAGCTCTAAAAAAACGGTGTCCTTTTGACCAAGAATATAAATGGTGAGGcaaaaaatccaaatgaaaaaaagtaaaaccgATGTAGAATATAAAATAAGAGAATGGAACTTCATGTATTGGCTTTCAGCTTCAGAAAACTGAAGGTTTAATGCTGACATGCTTGGTGTTGAAGCACAATTGgagaataaaaaatagaaaaaacaaaacatttccaaaaaaatgaccaaaaaggAAACTATTAAATAGAAGTTGGACTGTTTAAAACCTTGTTCATGTCCAAAAACCAGTTCTGAACATGGAAAATCCCGGAATTTAACTCAACAAACCTGATGCTGCTAAAATGTGGAAGAGGAACCCTGCACAGAGGGAAACAAATCCAGGGGGTGCAGACGCCTACTCCACAGACTGAATCCCTCCCACTTCAAATCAATGCAACCATGGCGAAGAGGCTGCCTGTGGCTCTGCCTCCGTCAGTGAAAACACTCATACACTCCACACTAAGCTCTCAGTCCAGCCACACCCGGAACTTGTATGCGTCAATTGAACCACCggaaacaacaaaatgtatgtGATGACCACCAAGGCTGGTGTCTCTGACAGAAGAGACACTTGTTCCCAGGGACTCTCTTCAGTCTTCACAGGGAAAATGTATTGATTTGAGGTAGATTccaaacaggcttttagctaggagggagTGTGGGCGTCCTGGGGCCCAGTTTTTCtaagcaggacgccctaaatatCCGATTATAAGTGCCTGCTCCTGCTCCCAAGTGCCGTGCAGCAAGCTGCTCTGGGGAACGGTGCAGTTCCCTgcaatctgaatcaatttttcccattacaatgaatggaaaaagaaataatgcgttccaagccttaaaatagtcttttgttgtaggagtgaatgtagagtgtctgttgccgagtgagtgatgtctctccagaagtgaagaggtgcccggtgcgtgtccagctctgaatgtgcgcttctgtgcagtttggctgtgacaaagtcataaaccaagtcacgctctgtcccagactcgcctcatccctgtcccagctccagcccacaacaggacatcaaaccctggagtgagcgctccagcctcggaggtgtggagagagagcacctcccctgtgacactctaccacggtccagtgcggagacagcaaaggttttacacctcaatatgaagaaaaaacagtcagtaaatgtagctaacgggacacgtctgcatacagaggctgcgttatacacaataacaaagcgtgtcgtgggtcagctgatcagtctgcgcacattatgttttttccggcttttttcgggggcgttcgagttctggatctttgttcgaaatcagaaacaaaaaaatcacgagatttttgttcaaactctgatttgttcgaagtccgggacgttcgaaaatcgaggcaccactgtattttgaaGTTTAGAAAACGTATGCACCGCTGATACAActgttgcttatcttgcataaatatatgaaagaagatgaacaaaactgtagacatttagcttgtagtaagggacggaatcatgataaaaatatgtattttatttaatgaatcGGGGTCAGCTGAGAGAAACAGcctcctgcatctgaaagtgttactgtggcaacagttagagttcatctctgttaaccaGTATTTGACTCTGTTGGTTCTTATAAAATACAACaagtacaaatagatgtttacagcttgttaGGTCAGTCATTGGTACTAGGAGGTGAATGGGCTGGGGACGGGGCTTTGCACGccttgtttcaaaatcctagctaaaagcctgattccAATGATGAACACAATGTAAACACAGCTCCATCCCCAGGCAATAAGAGGTCACTGTGCGTTagtggtaaagtgagagagtcAAACACAGTGTGGCGGTATCTTCTAAAAGGTGCGGAATTACTTAACCTCACATACTTTACGGCAGTGGAACCATTTATACCGGCTAGCATTACATTGCTAGCACCTTCAACTTCACTCTCACTGCAGCTCACTATACTGTTTTGTCAGCAAAAATATTagtccatggagactcctccctaACATCTATTGGTTCATAACAACAGCAAAGAAAGGGGAAGGAGAGCTTGATCCACGGTGTGATCCTACTCTCACCagtcctgcagcacacctcaccacggtctcactgtcctcatacatgtcctgcacaaccCTCACCATCCTCTTCTGTGAAGCCCCTCACTTGCTCAGGCAGCCTCACACAGACTCTCTGTAGACTTCTCTATCAAGGAAGGTGGCTCTGCTTTCCCTCGATATTGGTTAAAATAAGATAGTAAGGGAAGACTCTTTCAAAACATTTACAATGGCCTACTTTTTGTTAAAACTTTATAAATCAGTCCAATAATAACTGGGAAAAAAGGGGCTAGAAAACTATCAGATCAAATGTGTTTTGACTTCAAAACtggaatatattatataaagaataaaaaaaacatgcaggtAATGATGTagacagcattttttttaaacaaaagtattaaaaccaaaaaacacTGGAAAGTGTAGATTTGTttgtatacattttaaaaatacacaacaaatgCTGAGTCGACAACGTAGCTTCAGTCCACAGGCTGCTTAAGTTACCCTTGGAACAATGTAGAGTGTCACATACGGGTTAGAGAAAAGGTTTGGAGAGTGAGAAGATGAGATGACGGAGAGCCGATGACAAATCAAACTGTGTTACCAGAATGCCGAGTGTCTCCCAGCGGCTCTAGTTTGGGCAGCCGAGAAGCTTTGGGTGTCGCCCATCCAACTAACAACAGAACAATAAAGGAGCAACTTAAAGCGTGTTCTTTCTCAGTTCCCGGACACTTCCACATGACAGGTTGTGAATCGGAAATGTGTCTGGCTCACCTGGAGGTTTAGGGGGGGTCTGGCTTTCAGTGGCCTCTTCCTCTGTTGTCAATGGGTCCAccctgtgtttcctcttcaggaGCAGCTTTCGGCTCTTCTTCTTGCCTTGTTCAAGCGTGTCTAGGAGAAGAGAGGACGGACCATCTATCAGACTTCACTATTACTGGATCCAAACAACCAGTTCCAAAACAAATCACAGTGACTGGTTCACGTTTTAACTGACAGGAGTGTTTCCATCAAAATGTTAAGAGGAAGTGGCTCTAGCAGCTTCATGACTTAAATAGTGGACAGTGTTTTAGTTACCGCTGATGTGGATGGAATGTGGACTTTGAATTGAGTAGCAGAGCAGTGAGTTTTCATGGCTGCAGTACTAAGGCCACAGACTATGTAGAGTTTTGTTCCTACCCACTGACAGCTAAAGCTGAGGGTCAATGTCTAAAGAGCCCCTGAGAAAGTGGCTGGTCAACTGACATTAACAGCTCaacacctactgagctcagctGCGTTGTTCTGACTAGGGAAGCGTGTTGATCTTTCTTGGATACATCTAATAAAAGTATCTAACCATACAGCTAGATGATGCGCCACTCCACTGTCTATTGTTAAGTGTGTCAGTACTGGATATTGAAATTCCAACCTGAGCTGCCAGTATCAGCTGTATGTCTGGTGCTGTCACGGAGAtcttcctcgtcttcctcctcgtcctcggCTGTCTTCAGACTGCTGGTCACATCCTCTTGCAGCTCCATGTCTCTCCTCCTTCCCGTCTCAGCTTCTTTGCTCTGGGAGCCGTGGTTGACACACTAATGATGGTGCATAAAGACAACAAAACATCCAAACTAAAACtttctccacacctctgagagGACATTTGCGATCGGTTGGAAGGGGTTGGACAAGATGTTATCCTCAGATTCTTCTGACTGGATCACTCTGCCTTCACGTTCTGCCTCCTCCCGCTCCTGCCGCTCCCTGCGGACACATGCACTGTCACTGCACTGAAAACCCACTGAAAGCTCCGTAAACAATGGCGTGGAAGGACAAACTGAAGGACAAATGTCGTCACCTTTCTTCTCGTATTTGCCGAACTCTTTCTGCCCGCTCCTTCTTGTCTTGCTCTTCTTGCGCACGCTGCTCAGCAGTGTCTTTCTGCACACGCTCAGAAATGGCCTCGTAGTCCTTGGCAATGTTGTTGAGGAGCCAACTGAGTCCTTTTTTGATGGATTTGTCCACTTTTTTGCCATAACCCAGGACAGCAGAACAAGGCTCCTGAAATGAGGGACCAGTTTAGTGGTTATACGCAACAATGTCATCATGCTCATCGTGACGGTGCCTGGGtggataaaataaatcatcGGGTCATCATCAGGTGAAAGACGTCAGTCAAATGTCCTGCATTGTAACAGTTGGACAGAACTTAACATCTCGATATTGCCTGCCAGATATCAGGATATCGAGACGATATAGGACCAGCAGATCAGTAGGCAGCTGATGACgtcaacaaacaaaagcatcaactACGGTTTTAATAAATTTCTTCtaaattttgtttttctctgacaaCTGTCTGCCGTCTTCGCTGCCTTTCAGTGCTTGACCCACATGCACTGAAGCAGATCGTCCAATTCTGGACGATCTCACCTCACTACATCACCTCATGACCCTCATAAATATTATCAGCATTTAAGGACAAAGTCGTTCTTCTGTGATTTTGGAAGGGAACAACAGCATATAACAGTTTGCTTGCTCATGTGTCAGTGCTCTGGTAATGCTTCATTGAAGCCACCAGCTCTGTGCCAGTCGTCCCCACACACACTGTGTCGGATTATCAAGTCACGTCAACAGAGCAACTTGGAATGAAGCTGATgttcctctaacttgaccacaaacCCTCACCTGAAAGGCCGCTGTTTCTCTCAATAGACTCTTAGTAAACTGAACTAGATTGTTACACCTCTTTGCTTCAATGCCATTTTTGCGAAGCGCGACCAGCGTGACACGTCACTCTGCTCTGTGTCCTTGCTTTGGTTTGGCTTTGGCTTAGCTTTTGTGACGTTAATATCGggaatgtttttaatttttcatacCTTGATACAGATATAATAACAATAGGCTACTTTGGCACAGAGTCATAAAGACGTAGGGATATTTGGAAATCCCACATAAATTGCTGCTCTACGACAGACGATTgatcaggaaaaaaatgttacataaaTAAACTGATTTTGGCTGGAACgtcatcaaacaaacaaagcaagcgGATCTGAAGAGGTTGTTTAGTAGCCCGACTGACCTGCTTCATGTCAACAACATATGCAGAGACACTTACGATCTGACACAGACACTTGTTCTCGTTGACCAGTTTCTCCAGCGAGAGGCTCTCGATGAGGTCTGCTTCAGCCAGCGCCCCCTCCTGATCCTGTTTGTTGGCGAGCCTGTGTTAAAGGGAAGTGGACCATTAGGGAAACTGAACCAATCATTCCCCAGGACCGGACATTAATACACTGCGTTATAAATCAAATTATAAAAACATGCCTGAGCTGATGTTCAAGTTCAACTGTCCTTCACTGTCCAACTGTACTTCAAACTTCCCTTCCCTTCAAATTACTGATGAACATGATGGACCAGGTGTCAATTGTATGAAGACATGAGGATATTTTGGCCCCTTTCACCACCACTGTTAAAGTTCAAAGAGGCTGCAACCACAGCATCACTTACACCAGCACAGGCTTGCCAGCAATCCGAGGGTGCTGGAGGACCTCCGTCATTGTCTCCCTCGTCTCTTGAATCCTTTGGACATCACTGGAGTCCACCACAAATACCACTCCATGGGACTCGGAATAGTAGTTCTTCCAGATGCCGCGGATTCGTTTGCCACCACCTAAATCGAAGATGGTGACCTCGAACTTGCCTTGCTTCAGGTCGACCTTGGAAAACCCCACAGTTGGAGCCACATCCTGTGGATCATCTAAAGACAAACACCATTGTATAAGTAGCAGATGACGGAGAATGTATACCTGAGAGCAGTGTATTATGATGTAGACAGGAAGAGAAATGGTGCAGCATCATTCTGAAGGCACATGTGAACAATGTAGTGGAAGTGAACAGGGAACCAGATCATGGGATCATGGGCTTAAAGCTGGACAACGTTGGAGTCAAGATAGAACAGTCAGGAGTAGTTAGAGGGATTCTGGAGCAAACTCGCTGAGCATTCTCCAGAGGGAGTGAGCAGTGATTGGTGCAGACTTGCCATGTCGGTGAAGGTGAGAGTCAAGTCACATTTCACAGCATGTTGACATAAAAAGGCGAAAACTCCCCTAAACTGGTACTTTCCCAGCGTAGgtgggtcaaacacccagcacAGGGGGCCCCCATGCTTCTAAAGCGCTTACCCCACTAACTCCACTATGTCATATATAATATGTAACAGCATAAAGTGAAGTAAACAAAATCTTGAACAAGCTGAGTGACTGCAGTAGTTCTGTCAGCATGTGTCTTTGTCCTTGAGAAAGTTGAAAGAAAGAGTTAAAGAATAATTAAAATCAAGTTATCAGCAatctctcctcacctccttgGATTCCTCGCACTGTGGCAGTCTTCCCCGCGTTATCCAGTCCCACCATCACCAGAGTCACTTTCCTAT
It contains:
- the arl13b gene encoding ADP-ribosylation factor-like protein 13B isoform X2 translates to MVGLDNAGKTATVRGIQGDDPQDVAPTVGFSKVDLKQGKFEVTIFDLGGGKRIRGIWKNYYSESHGVVFVVDSSDVQRIQETRETMTEVLQHPRIAGKPVLVLANKQDQEGALAEADLIESLSLEKLVNENKCLCQIEPCSAVLGYGKKVDKSIKKGLSWLLNNIAKDYEAISERVQKDTAEQRAQEEQDKKERAERVRQIREERERQEREEAEREGRVIQSEESEDNILSNPFQPIANVLSESKEAETGRRRDMELQEDVTSSLKTAEDEEEDEEDLRDSTRHTADTGSSDTLEQGKKKSRKLLLKRKHRVDPLTTEEEATESQTPPKPPVGWATPKASRLPKLEPLGDTRHSEFVKKPLPPVANKPRPNGDSHDIIS
- the arl13b gene encoding ADP-ribosylation factor-like protein 13B isoform X1, encoding MFSLMANCCNWLKRWREPARKVTLVMVGLDNAGKTATVRGIQGDDPQDVAPTVGFSKVDLKQGKFEVTIFDLGGGKRIRGIWKNYYSESHGVVFVVDSSDVQRIQETRETMTEVLQHPRIAGKPVLVLANKQDQEGALAEADLIESLSLEKLVNENKCLCQIEPCSAVLGYGKKVDKSIKKGLSWLLNNIAKDYEAISERVQKDTAEQRAQEEQDKKERAERVRQIREERERQEREEAEREGRVIQSEESEDNILSNPFQPIANVLSESKEAETGRRRDMELQEDVTSSLKTAEDEEEDEEDLRDSTRHTADTGSSDTLEQGKKKSRKLLLKRKHRVDPLTTEEEATESQTPPKPPVGWATPKASRLPKLEPLGDTRHSEFVKKPLPPVANKPRPNGDSHDIIS